A genomic stretch from Setaria viridis chromosome 1, Setaria_viridis_v4.0, whole genome shotgun sequence includes:
- the LOC117862674 gene encoding uncharacterized protein, producing MECFEFVFIMVLMLKLLGIINELSHAKQTKGLNIVNALELIHDVKAQFNTMRESGWDNLFDDARQFCDVNGIPIPNMAEEISVRGRSRRDGFTITNLHHYRVGIFYVVLDKICAKMNHRFSEVTTELLMCFSCLDPKGSFSSFDVNKLARLAEIYDEDFLNHDRGVITGQLETYILHLIELALLVPVSTATVERAFSAMKTIKSKSRNKIADDWFNNLMVCYIERELFNSLDEATILRWFQNLKSCKMQLPRNPARVQP from the exons ATGGAATGCTTTGAATTTGTTTTTATTATGGTGCTTATGTTAAAGTTGCTTGGCATCATAAATGAGCTCTCACACGCCAAACAAACAAAAGGTCTCAATATTGTTAATGCTCTTGAG CTTATCCATGATGTAAAAGCTCAATTTAACACCATGAGAGAAAGTGGCTGGGATAACTTATTTGATGATGCAAGACAATTTTGTGATGTGAATGGTATTCCTATTCCAAATATGGCTGAGGAAATATCAGTGAGGGGTCGTTCAAGGCGTGATGGATTTACCATTACTAATCTTCATCATTATCGTGTTGGAATTTTCTATGTTGTTCTTGATAAAATATGTGCTAAGATGAATCATCGGTTCAGTGAAGTGACGACGGAGCTATTGATGTGCTTTTCTTGTCTTGATCCAAAAGGCTCTTTCTCTAGTTTTGATGTCAACAAGCTTGCTCGGCTTGCTGAAATTTATGATGAGGATTTCTTAAATCATGATCGTGGAGTCATAACGGGACAATTGGAGACCTATATTCTTCAT CTCATTGAATTGGCATTGTTGGTGCCGGTGTCAACAGCAACTGTTGAAAGGGCTTTCTCAGCTATGAAGACTATCAAGTCTAAATCTCGCAATAAGATTGCTGATGATTGGTTCAACAACTTGATGGTGTGCTATATTGAGCGAGAACTATTCAATTCACTTGATGAAGCTACTATTCTTCGATGGTTTCAAAACTTAAAGAGTTGCAAGATGCAGCTGCCTCGTAACCCTGCTCGTGTGCAGCCGTAG
- the LOC117866762 gene encoding ubiquitin-conjugating enzyme E2 variant 1C translates to MTLGSSGAGSSVVVPRNFRLLEELERGEKGIGDGTVSYGMDDADDIYMRSWTGTIIGPHNTVHEGRIYQLKLFCDKDYPEKPPSVRFHSRINMTCVNHETGVVDPKKFGLLANWQRDYTMENILTQLKKEMAASHNRKLVQPPEGTFF, encoded by the exons ATGACGCTGGGCAGCTCCGGCGCCGGATCGAGCGTCGTCG TTCCTAGGAACTTCAGGCTATTGGAAGAGCTCGAGCGCGGAGAGAAGGGCATTGGTGATGGGACAGTGAGCTATGGAATGGATGATGCGGATGACATCTACATGCGGTCATGGACTGGTACCATCATTGGCCCACACAAT ACTGTACATGAGGGTCGCATCTACCAGCTTAAGTTGTTCTGTGACAAGGATTATCCTGAGAAGCCACCATCTGTCAGATTCCATTCaagaatcaacatgacatgCGTCAATCATGAGACAGGAGTG GTTGATCCGAAGAAGTTTGGTTTGCTGGCAAACTGGCAGCGGGACTACACAATGGAAAACATCCTAACCCAGCTCAAGAAAGAGATGGCTGCCTCACACAATCGCAAGCTAGTGCAGCCTCCAGAAGGGACATTCTTCTAA